A genomic window from Sorex araneus isolate mSorAra2 chromosome 2, mSorAra2.pri, whole genome shotgun sequence includes:
- the FAM186B gene encoding protein FAM186B → MEKDDSPQLLTPESAKTIISRIQTAQLTRTRENISSELSNILDNVNSVISRFQKELGYDLREKSESHHMVEKGKNRFILLEKITSLSTDAQTKEKHLYEILHWLGDWGDSLTYEIRNRKNEKDEESQDEWIEVIEKMLPLSLIATKGGIESLISLCSTLIEGERRRAQMPKYTFWQGWQEKDQQTSPSPSRPLSPQQMFQDKHTICTRASEVKSMLQELLDSARFSTGEARAIRYISSVVENLSKALILQQEENKILETKYRCLKTEMVQEVSSQRLKFQKSLQTLEIKRDALLKQVEILRKKCHELCLIKQTLEYKLKEAEVAVSQAEDSAMISDDSPDSPQEKTLPEEKSVMTETEQEQEEEEQLFLSLAQIDMDWDSQPSSYQSLPTMTTNPGIVDVISSKDTKVLGPKLLSSGKSPDHRDTNQKDFLQEASLEKEDMQDQLHFSKQQAPESFEKEVDQSTWMEHWGEKLSWQKQKQKQKQQWLQQEMWQQWHRTWPLLEQEHMERLRQWKQKVPKKNVVQGLKEQKSPRKEPKEDVKRKLTVIPSQGKPSKGEAPLTALLSQTQSVPQCRRPHVPRPPCAQPVTPRNQRTVSSAEFNQKPGAHRVLAKPRKAATSPALGLFLCKRSQSPLHISPVPLKAKVYHMAAKALRKNLWLLLGSGHSGMPAALHSKALELTTTTMELSLLRLQCLCLKYIHYRGIQSLRQETINHIQDMQNTRAPYQAHNLSIFLENINSLQNLKMQTWTDRQKAVEEKYQECLSNMMTLFPKLRLERNIPLQLPRITSPKLRKNKSFPSLLQRTQSSNASLKPPFTSNSPDSESLRKVREQGDHMKTVWKTDVASSSYLIEEKIPARLHWEQLGGHPDIPRLLTLDIHSCYHKSLMQLKAW, encoded by the exons ATGGAGAAAGATGACTCCCCACAGTTATTAACACCCGAGTCAGCAAAAACCATCATCTCAAGGATTCAGACGGCCCAGCTAACTCGGACTCGGGAG AATATTTCTTCTGAGCTCTCAAACATCTTGGACAATGTCAACAGTGTCATCAGTCGCTTCCAGAAAGAATTAGGATATGATTTAAGAGAAAAGTCTGAATCTCACCATAtggtggaaaaaggaaaaaacagattCATCTTACTGGAAAAAATTACCTCCTTGTCCACAGATGCTCAGACAAAAGAGAAGCACTTGTATGAAATTCTCCACTGGCTGGGTGACTGGG GTGACAGTCTGACCTATGAGATCAGAAACAGGAAGAATGAGAAAGATGAGGAATCCCAGGATGAATGGATTGAAGTGATAGAGAAAATGTTACCTCTCTCCCTCATTGCCACCAAAGGAGGCATCGAGTCTCTCATTTCCCTTTGCTCTACTCTCattgaaggagaaaggagaagagcaCAAA TGCCCAAATACACCTTCTGGCAGGGGTGGCAGGAAAAAGATCAACAAACATCTCCGTCTCCCTCTCGGCCACTGAGCCCACAGCAGATGTTCCAGGACAAACACACCATCTGCACCAGGGCCTCTGAGGTGAAGTCCATGCTGCAGGAGCTCCTGGACTCTGCCAGGTTCAGCACAGGAGAGGCCAGAGCCATAAGGTACATATCCTCTGTGGTGGAGAACCTCAGCAAGGCCTTGATCCTACAGCAGGAGGAGAACAAGATTCTAGAGACAAAATACAGATGCCTGAAAACAGAGATGGTTCAAGAAGTCAGTAGCCAGAGGCTGAAGTTCCAGAAATCTCTCCAAACCCTTGAGATCAAAAGAGATGCCCTACTAAAGCAGGTAGAAATTCTACGGAAAAAGTGCCATGAACTGTGCCTGATAAAGCAAACGCTAGAGTACAAGTTAAAAGAGGCTGAGGTTGCTGTAAGTCAAGCAGAAGACTCAGCCATGATCTCAGATGACTCCCCAGACTCCCCTCAAGAAAAGACCCTCCCAGAGGAAAAATCAGTCATGACGGAAACCgaacaggaacaggaagaggaggagcagctgTTTCTGTCACTTGCCCAAATTGACATGGACTGGGATTCACAACCTTCATCATATCAGTCACTCCCCACCATGACGACAAATCCAGGGATTGTGGATGTGATCAGCAGCAAGGATACCAAAGTTCTTGGGCCCAAGTTGCTGTCCTCAGGAAAAAGCCCAGACCACAGAGACACAAACCAGAAGGATTTCTTGCAGGAAGCATCCCTGGAGAAGGAAGATATGCAAGATCAACTTCATTTCAGCAAGCAGCAAGCTCCAGAGAGCTTCGAGAAGGAAGTGGACCAGAGTACTTGGATGGAGCactggggagagaaactcagctggcagaagcagaagcagaagcagaagcagcagtgGCTGCAGCAGGAGATGTGGCAGCAGTGGCACAGAACGTGGCCACTGCTGGAGCAGGAGCACATGGAGAGGCTGCGGCAGTGGAAACAAAAGGTTCCCAAGAAGAATGTGGTCCAGGGGTTGAAGGAGCAAAAGAGCCCAAGGAAGGAACCAAAAGAAGACGTGAAGAGGAAGCTAACTGTGATACCCAGTCAAGGGAAGCCCTCAAAGGGAGAGGCACCACTCACAGCTCTCCTGAGCCAGACCCAATCTGTTCCGCAGTGCAGGAGGCCACACGTGCCCAGGCCCCCTTGTGCTCAGCCCGTCACCCCCAGAAACCAGAGGACAGTGAGTTCAGCTGAGTTTAATCAGAAACCTGGGGCCCACAGGGTTCTCGCAAAGCCCAGGAAAGCAGCCACCTCTCCAGCCTTAGGATTGTTCCTCTGCAAGAGGTCCCAGTCCCCTTTGCACATATCCCCAGTCCCTCTGAAGGCAAAGGTATACCACATGGCTGCCAAGGCCCTTAGAAAGAACCTGTGGCTCCTTCTGGGGAGTGGCCACTCGGGGATGCCTGCCGCCCTGCACAGCAAGGCTCTGgaactcaccaccaccaccatggagTTGAGCCTGCTCAGGCTGCAATGTCTGTGCTTGAAGTACATCCACTACAGAGGCATCCAGAGTCTCCG GCAAGAGACGATCAACCACATACAAGACATGCAAAACACCAGAGCTCCCTACCAGGCCCACAACCTCTCCATCTTCCTGGAGAACATCAACAGCCTGCAGAATCTTAAAATGCAGACCTGGACAGACAGGCAGAAGGCTGTAGAGGAGAAATACCAAGAATGTCTGAGCAACATGATGACCCTGTTCCCCAAG CTCCGGCTGGAACGTAACATTCCCCTGCAGCTGCCCAGGATTACATCCCCAAAGCTAAGAAAAAACAAGTCATTTCCATCCTTACTCCAGCGCACCCAATCCAGCAATGCTTCGCTCAAGCCGCCTTTTACGTCCAACTCTCCGGACAGTGAGTCCCTGCGGAAGGTCCG CGAACAGGGAGACCATATGAAGACAGTTTGGAAGACTGATGTGGCCTCCTCCAGTTATCTAATAGAAGAAAAGATCCCTGCCAGACTGCACTGGGAGCAGCTCGGGGGGCACCCAGATATCCCCCGACTCTTGACACTGGACATACATTCCTGCTACCACAAAAGCTTGATGCAGCTCAAAGCCTGGTAA